The following proteins are encoded in a genomic region of Arthrobacter jiangjiafuii:
- the lepA gene encoding translation elongation factor 4: MSPMARFSPVPAATDPAIIRNFCIIAHIDHGKSTLADRMLQSTGVVEHRNMKAQYLDRMDIERERGITIKSQAVRMPWEVDGESYALNMIDTPGHVDFTYEVSRSLAACEGAVLLVDAAQGIEAQTLANLYLAMENDLTIIPVLNKIDLPAAQPEKYAEELAKLIGGDPADVLRVSGKTGVGVEALLDQIVREIPAPQGDPNAPARAMIFDSVYDTYRGVVTYVRVIDGSLSPRERIQMMSTRASHELLEIGVSSPEPTPSKGLGVGEVGYLITGVKDVRLSKVGDTVTNLAKPASESLPGYADPKPMVFSGLYPIDGADYPVLRDALEKLMLNDAALVYEPETSAALGFGFRVGFLGLLHLEITRERLEREYNLDLISTAPNVEYEVTLEDKKVVTVTNPSEYPEGKIKEVREPMVSATILAPNEFVGAIMELCQARRGVLGGMDYLSEDRVEIRYRLPLAEIVFDFFDILKSKTRGYASLDWKADGEQVADLVKVDILLQGEQVDAFSSITHKDKAYSYGVMMTGKLRELIPRQQFEVPIQAAIGSRIIARESIRAIRKDVLAKCYGGDISRKRKLLEKQKEGKKRMKMVGRVEVPQEAFVAALSSDESKDKAKK; this comes from the coding sequence GTGTCACCTATGGCCCGCTTCTCACCGGTGCCTGCCGCGACGGATCCGGCGATCATCAGAAATTTCTGCATCATCGCCCACATCGACCACGGCAAGTCCACCCTGGCCGACCGCATGCTCCAGTCCACCGGCGTGGTGGAGCACCGGAACATGAAGGCCCAGTACCTGGACCGGATGGATATCGAGCGCGAACGCGGCATCACCATCAAGTCCCAGGCCGTGCGCATGCCGTGGGAGGTCGACGGCGAGTCCTACGCCCTGAACATGATCGACACTCCGGGCCACGTGGACTTCACTTATGAGGTCTCCCGCTCCCTGGCCGCCTGCGAGGGCGCAGTGCTGCTGGTGGACGCCGCCCAGGGCATCGAGGCGCAGACGCTGGCGAACCTGTACCTGGCGATGGAAAACGACCTGACGATCATTCCGGTGCTGAACAAGATCGACCTGCCGGCAGCCCAGCCCGAGAAGTACGCCGAGGAACTGGCGAAGCTGATCGGCGGCGATCCCGCCGACGTACTGCGGGTCTCCGGCAAGACCGGTGTTGGCGTCGAAGCCCTGCTGGACCAGATTGTCCGCGAGATCCCGGCACCGCAGGGTGACCCCAACGCTCCCGCCCGTGCCATGATCTTCGACTCCGTCTATGACACCTACCGTGGAGTCGTTACCTATGTCCGCGTGATCGACGGCTCGCTGTCCCCGCGCGAGCGGATCCAGATGATGTCCACCCGGGCCAGCCATGAACTCCTCGAAATCGGTGTCAGCTCTCCGGAACCGACCCCGTCCAAGGGCCTGGGCGTCGGCGAGGTGGGCTACCTGATCACCGGCGTGAAGGACGTGCGCCTGTCCAAGGTCGGTGACACGGTCACCAACCTGGCCAAGCCGGCGTCGGAATCGCTGCCCGGCTACGCCGACCCGAAGCCCATGGTGTTCTCCGGGCTGTATCCCATCGACGGCGCCGACTATCCGGTGCTGCGCGACGCGCTGGAAAAGCTGATGCTCAATGATGCCGCGCTGGTGTACGAACCCGAGACGTCCGCGGCGCTGGGCTTCGGCTTCCGCGTGGGCTTCCTGGGCCTGCTGCACCTGGAAATCACCCGCGAACGGCTCGAGCGTGAGTACAACCTGGACCTGATCTCCACCGCACCCAACGTGGAGTACGAGGTGACGCTGGAGGACAAGAAGGTGGTCACGGTGACCAACCCCAGCGAGTACCCCGAAGGCAAGATCAAAGAGGTCCGCGAGCCGATGGTCTCGGCCACGATCCTGGCGCCGAACGAATTTGTCGGTGCCATCATGGAGCTGTGCCAGGCCCGCCGCGGCGTCCTGGGCGGCATGGACTATCTCTCCGAGGATCGGGTGGAAATCCGGTACCGCCTGCCGCTGGCCGAGATCGTTTTCGACTTCTTCGACATCCTCAAATCCAAGACCCGCGGCTACGCCTCGCTGGACTGGAAGGCCGACGGCGAACAGGTCGCCGACCTGGTCAAGGTGGACATCCTGCTCCAGGGCGAACAGGTGGACGCCTTCAGCTCCATCACGCACAAGGACAAGGCGTACTCCTACGGCGTCATGATGACCGGCAAGCTCCGCGAACTGATTCCGCGCCAGCAGTTCGAGGTGCCCATCCAGGCGGCCATCGGCTCCCGGATCATCGCCCGCGAATCCATCCGCGCCATCCGCAAGGACGTGCTGGCCAAGTGCTACGGCGGCGACATCAGCCGTAAGCGCAAGCTGCTCGAAAAGCAGAAGGAAGGCAAGAAGCGCATGAAGATGGTGGGCCGCGTCGAGGTTCCCCAGGAAGCCTTCGTTGCTGCCCTTTCCTCCGACGAATCCAAGGACAAAGCCAAGAAGTGA
- a CDS encoding type II toxin-antitoxin system PemK/MazF family toxin, with product MSSNRSLLSLLRSALRLLTRPGSTPPATRRTRTQPSRTSRATPSGTSRPQPSRAYPGDYSGKVTPVYAPTPDSSPDPGEVVWAWVPYEDDYSQGKDRPVLLIGRSGSRLLALMMTSRDRNNGRESDPDYVDVGTGPWDSQGRPSEVKLDRVLQLDPNAVRRQGAVLPRAAFDRVARGLAAVR from the coding sequence ATGTCCTCAAACCGTTCCCTCCTGTCCCTGCTCCGTTCGGCCCTGCGCCTGCTCACCCGTCCGGGCAGCACGCCGCCGGCGACGCGCCGGACCCGGACTCAGCCTTCACGCACGTCCAGGGCCACGCCGTCGGGCACGTCCCGGCCTCAGCCGTCACGCGCCTACCCCGGCGACTATTCAGGCAAGGTCACCCCGGTCTACGCCCCGACGCCGGACAGCTCGCCTGATCCCGGAGAAGTGGTCTGGGCCTGGGTGCCCTATGAGGACGACTACTCACAGGGCAAGGACCGCCCGGTGCTACTGATCGGGCGCTCGGGATCCCGGCTGCTGGCCCTGATGATGACCAGCCGCGACCGGAACAACGGCCGGGAATCGGACCCCGATTACGTGGACGTCGGCACGGGGCCTTGGGATTCCCAGGGCCGGCCAAGCGAAGTAAAGCTGGACCGCGTGCTGCAGCTGGACCCGAACGCCGTCCGGCGGCAGGGTGCGGTTCTCCCCCGCGCCGCGTTTGACCGGGTAGCCCGGGGCCTTGCCGCCGTGCGCTGA
- the rpsT gene encoding 30S ribosomal protein S20 translates to MANIKSQKKRILTNEKARMRNNSVKSELKTAIRSVDAALKASDKDAAVAAVANASRKLDKAVSKGVIHKNNAANRKSAISKKVNAL, encoded by the coding sequence GTGGCCAATATTAAGTCCCAGAAGAAGCGCATCCTCACCAACGAGAAGGCGCGCATGCGTAACAACTCGGTGAAGTCCGAGCTGAAGACCGCAATCCGCTCCGTTGACGCTGCCCTCAAGGCCAGCGACAAGGATGCAGCAGTCGCAGCGGTGGCCAACGCCAGCCGCAAGCTGGACAAGGCCGTCAGCAAGGGTGTTATCCACAAGAACAACGCAGCCAACCGCAAGTCGGCCATCTCCAAGAAGGTCAACGCGCTCTAA
- the holA gene encoding DNA polymerase III subunit delta, with the protein MNPAVPSSKRSTSKTAGKSAGKTVSWREVEPAPVVLLSGPEDYLASRAMERIRTILRENQPDTELVRMDAATYAAGELTLHSSPSLFGEAKIIEATNLATMNEEFLVDTLGYLTDPAPDAVLVLHHGGGNRGKKLLDAVKAAGAPVVDCQPFKKDTEKLEFVATEFKAARRRIDPAASRALVAAVGSKLADLAAACRQLINDSSGEITEELVEKYYGGRVEATAFKVADAALAGRGGQALSMLRHALDTGVDPVPLVGALAMKVRAVAKVANLRGSSAAMAKELGMAPWQVDQARRDAQHWSQEGLIKAVQVLAEADAQVKGAGRDPVYAVEHAVTVISLAAAGR; encoded by the coding sequence GTGAATCCGGCCGTCCCCTCTTCCAAACGCAGCACCTCGAAGACCGCCGGCAAATCAGCGGGCAAGACGGTCTCCTGGCGCGAGGTCGAACCCGCACCGGTGGTACTGCTCAGCGGGCCGGAAGACTATCTGGCAAGCCGGGCGATGGAGCGGATCCGCACCATCCTGCGCGAGAACCAGCCGGACACGGAACTGGTCCGGATGGATGCGGCCACCTACGCCGCCGGTGAACTGACACTGCACTCCAGCCCATCGCTGTTCGGCGAGGCCAAGATCATTGAGGCGACCAACCTGGCGACGATGAATGAAGAGTTCCTCGTTGACACCCTCGGCTACCTCACTGATCCTGCTCCGGATGCGGTGCTCGTCCTGCACCACGGCGGCGGAAACCGCGGCAAGAAACTGCTGGACGCCGTAAAGGCTGCCGGAGCTCCCGTGGTTGATTGCCAGCCGTTCAAGAAGGACACCGAAAAGCTGGAATTCGTGGCGACGGAGTTCAAGGCGGCACGACGGCGGATCGATCCCGCGGCGTCGCGCGCCCTGGTCGCAGCGGTCGGTTCCAAACTGGCGGATCTGGCAGCCGCCTGCCGGCAGCTGATCAATGATTCCAGCGGCGAAATCACCGAGGAGCTGGTGGAGAAGTACTACGGCGGGCGGGTCGAGGCCACGGCCTTCAAAGTCGCTGATGCCGCCCTGGCCGGACGCGGAGGCCAGGCCCTGTCCATGCTCCGCCACGCCCTGGACACCGGCGTCGATCCGGTGCCGCTGGTGGGTGCCCTGGCCATGAAGGTGCGGGCGGTGGCGAAAGTGGCGAACCTTCGCGGATCCTCCGCCGCCATGGCCAAGGAACTGGGTATGGCACCCTGGCAGGTCGACCAGGCCCGCCGCGACGCCCAGCACTGGTCCCAGGAAGGCCTGATCAAGGCGGTCCAGGTCTTGGCGGAAGCCGACGCGCAGGTCAAGGGTGCCGGGCGGGATCCGGTGTACGCCGTGGAGCACGCCGTGACCGTGATCTCGCTGGCCGCCGCAGGACGCTAA